The genome window atacatcgTTAATGTTATTATATAACAGATTATAGTTGTACatattgttaaaaaatatatatatatatatatatatagatcaATTTATTCTTGGgaagtttttattatatttttatgagAAATGACTAAAGTTTAAAAACATCGAAGAGATCGAAGGAATGAAGAAACGTTGATTAATCAGTCCGTCTGTGAACGAAAGATCTCGAAAGCCTTACCCTTTCGGGGGAGTTGAAAATACAGCCCTTGTATATATAATTTCTCTCGGTGAATGCCACCCTAACGTTAGGTGCGCTATTGTAATCGATTGGCGATGCAGAGGGGTTGCCTTGAGTTGCTAGACCATATCTCCGTATAGGCTGCTACCTCTTTctcaatatatatacatatacgttgAAAAGCCGAAGGAAAAGAATCGATATACAATGTGTCCGAAATATGACAATTCGAATTTTGCGAGGTGTGGAAGACGGTAAAATTCTACATCGAAATGTCGCAAAAAATTGACGCACGTCAATTGAAACGTGTCAGTTGTAATTCTGCGAGGCAGAAGATGCTAAGGTTTTGGGTTTAAAAAAGTCGcgagccatttttttcttcaacacgACTCTAGAAGATATTATTATCTACATAAGATGTAACATATAAATTCGTACATGAAAGAggttcttaatttttttccaaatctaACGCTCCGTTTActctttttctcgtattttaaaaaatttttaggaCAACTGGTATGTATGTACGCAGCCTTCGTGAAGAGGTGGGTGAAATcggcatatatttatatatcgtTCTAAAGTTTCGTGCGCAACATTTCCCCATCAACGCATTCGCAGAGGCATACGAAACATGAATGTAAAACCAGGCCCTCGATCGTTAAAAATTTCCCAAATTTCCATTCACAACTATTCATCACTCTTTCAAACTTGTCTCAGATTTTAGCTTAtgtttgagagaaaaaatttcctaTAAAAATACTGATGGAATCGTAAGTCGAAAACATCCAAAATACTTTCGAAATTATCTACACCGATAGTAAAACTATTAAACGAATACTCGCTACAATTGATCAATCTCTTTACGAATATACAACAGCAcgagaaatttattattattaagtaTTACATTCTAAttgaatacataaaaaatatgtacaaATTTGAAGTTTATCACGGGAAGAGGAATTGAAATGAAAGCATATTTTACAAacgtgtataaaaaaaaaaaaaaaaacggcacTTCATTTAGGAAATTCCACTCGATTTATTCTCATATTATATTATAGATGTATGTTTATTTTAAAAGCACATTAAACTACTCTGCGCACTTCGAAGAAACGTTTGAGGTAGTATACCTGACCCAAAGTCATTGCTAAGAGCACAGTAGCCTCAAAAATGGACCACAGTACAACACGGAAATTTGTACTCTCGTTGATGGAACGATGAATTCTGTCCCGAATCTGTAAACAAAATAATCTTGGCATAATACAAATCTCTGACCTATTTTATTGGTTCTACgatcatatttttatcaattcattttccaatgaaattcaatgaatatttgagagaaaaattattcaccAAATTCAACTGTCATACTGGCAAATTGTTAGCAACTCTCATAATTTTACCTGCATGTACTCCTGCTGACTCTTGACTTCCCGCAGGCCTGCGCTCAAATCCTTAATCATGCTATCCAAGCTCGCAGGATTGCCGTTCGTAGCTTCATGACCGTCGGCAGACTTTTCATGTTCGGCTACAGGTTTTGGCGCTTCGCTGACCTCCATATTAAACATTACCACTTTAGGTGTGCGCGTACTCTTCTTATTGCTAAAGCAATAAGTATATTCGCCCGGGACATCGGCAGCAAAAGTGTATCTTCCTTGACCTTCTTGCTCACCCTGCAGTCTTGCTAAACCATCCGGACCAACCACTCTTACGTCGATATCCAAGAACCCCCCTTCTGCTATTTCAAACGTGAGACCTGGATAATACAATTTGTTAATTACAATTCCCATTTTAAAATCACGTTGTCATATGggactttcattttttttatccgacTCATTTCCTACAAATGGCGGCTACCTCAACTTCACAAGGGAAAATCGACCGATCTCAAATAAAGATATACGGCCCGTTTTTACTCGCTCTacctaaatttttctttttaatactttgcGTCATGACACTGCCACGTCTCTGGATAAAGAGTTGCTTTTttgctttttaaaaaaaaaaataatacaacaattgagaaaattgcCCTCGTGGCAAAAACATGGCACGTGGCAAATTCAAATATCAAATTCTAATGTTGAAGCATTATACTTGACAAGAACTTTCACCTCATTAATAATTGAACGTAAAACTTTTGTTAATAATActaaaaaacatgtttttcattcataaataACGAGAAGTTAGAATCGTGAGATCGCAAAATTAACGATGTTATTATTTGGAAAAAGAATGACCTTACCCATTTTTGTGTTGAGTTCGACcctttcaaaaaaacattcttCGGCATGTGAATCGACCGTAATAGAAAATGCATTCGCCCGATAGTGGAGGCCCAACAACAATAACgataaaaggaaatttttcatcttcgaaATTGAGGTTAAGTCCTTTTTTATCGCGCACTAGGAAAAATACGTGTTATTCCgttgagaaattttgaaactatTGTTAATTCGATATTACGATTTGTTTCCGATTTGTTTTTTAGTTttctataaatattttttttggtttcatATACTCGTTCTCGTTAATTACAGGTATCCACTATCACCGTATGTCAAGGAAGGGAGTGCGAGTTTTGTCAAAACGATGATAGAAATAACGCCACGTTCTTCCGTTTCTCGTAACCCTAAGGcgagttttcaaatatatttacaGCTGTGATGACAGCCCGAATCAGCAATTATTCTTCGATCCGGAAGATGTTTGCAACCAATTAGCAATTCGAGTTTCGGATTTTCATCGTTGAAATAAGGGGAATAAATTTCAACGCTCTCGCTTCCatcgtataaataaaaatattagacTATATCTGTTTTGCACACGCCGGTGGGCGGCACGCCAAAAAAAAGATCTTTTTGTTTAGACTGTACAATCGAGCTACAAGCATAAGCAGATTGGACAAAAGAGGAAGGGTTCACTTACATTGGGCCCTATTTCTCTTTTGTCGAAACGTTTGGGCCCTATAGGATGATCTTATGAGTGTCAGCgctattattatttcatcgaTAAATACAAAGCATTTGGTTTGTAATTGTAACccaggaaacaaaaaaaaattatttcgttttcaAATCCTCGATCGGCCACCTGACATGATAATAagcaaaaaatatcatttatgCCGCAATCTCACGAGATATGGGTCACGatcttttagattttttgaaaaaagtaaaaaatgtgcAACCCTTAGGAATCGACGTTTATTGCTTCATACTGTTAAAATGTAATATAGTATAAtattgtccaatttttttttttagaacgtTTAATAAAACTATGGAACCAAGATTTTAAAATAACATCGAGCCATTTTTCGCAGTTACcagcatttaaaaaaaaatcatcaaatttcgaaaaagatCGTATCTTGTTAAAtacattgaaagaaaaatttgaaaaaaatcagatcaattaaaaaaaatcagaaataaaaaaaccgtCCACTGGCGATGAGATGGCATGGCCAATTGTCAAGCCACCCGACGACGAAAGACGAAATAAGCAACGAGAGGTTACAGGattggagaaattttttgccgaaaaaaacgaattgattgtagaaaaatggcttttttgaaaaatgccgcaataaaaaaattgtcaatggGCCAGTTTTTTGCTATTaatcaaataattcatagaaaaataaaaacctctTGTTCTTGGTGAGTGAAATCTTGGATACTCTTTCAACGATTAACTTTTCCCAACTTAGCAatgatttaatttcattatattgtagttttaatgaatttcatttATAGAATTAGGTAAAtatcaatgaatttcattgaaataaataaactttACTCGCATTAAACTCTTTGCAATTTGAGGTTATTTAATCTTCAACTTTTGATTGAAGGTCCAGCAGCATAACGAAATTTTCTGATTATTTAGTTTTCATTATGTGGAATTATTTAAGCTTTTCGTATTTAGTAGATCAGTTATAAATATGGCGTTTGCTTCTTATGAATCGACCCATGGATCCGAGAAAACAAACGTTACTAAACCTACACTGGCACCAGTTATTATCATGCATGGTTTATTTGGctcaaaaaataattggaataCTCTAGCTAAAGTTATCCACCAGAGAACAAATCGTAAGgtatttattacatttttttcccctttgaTGAATATTTCAGAAATGTTAAAAGTTAAAGTCAAATTGAAAGTTATGTTGTATAAGTTATCTTCATTTGTCCTTGAAACAACCTTTATTCTTTTCTAAACAGTCGAACTCCCTTTATAAGCCTGTCCGCTATAAGCTTCTTCTCTGTTTTCAATGCAGAAAGTTTACCCCATTCTtaaacatttttgtttcagGTTTACACTCCACTGTCTCTTGTAAGCCTAGAGcaaatttttaacttcaaatcgatttctattataatatattttatatgtTATAACAATTCTAAtattatatatagatatataataACCTCACGCTTATAGCGGGTAGCTGGTCACAAATTCAACAGTGCACAATAGTGGGAGGGCCGTTAAATTTTCCCTGCAGTCCCTAAACAGGCTTATAACGTTTTAAGCTCCTCAATTCATCTTTCTTCTATTATTCAAATCTATAAATATGTAATTATTTTGCCTAAagaacaaaattatttcaatgatAAGATACCActgtttttcatcaattccTCACTATCAAATTCATCCACAATtggtttttaatattttgcaaTTCATCATTCATTCCtttttattaaaacaaattttaggTAATAGCTGTAGATGCAAGAAATCACGGAGAATCGCCACATTCATCACTTATGTCATATCCTGATATGGCAGAAGATGTGATCAAGCTATTGGAAAGTCTTGAGCTTGGAAAAGCAATATTGATTGGTCACAGCATGGGTGGTGGAACAATGATGTACACGGCTCTCAATTATCcagaaagaattgaaaaattaatagtAGTTGATTTTTCCCCCTTGATAAGGACTCGAAATACCAAAGGCCTTTCGGAAATGGGTCAAATATTTGATGCCATGTTGTCggcagaaataaaaaatggtttgCCTTTGTCTGAATCAAGGAAATTGGTTGATCGACAGCTCACAAAAATCATTCACTCTGAAACTCTTCGTCAGGTGAGTTGGATAGAAAATTTCTGTTGTCATAGCTCAAGaaagaattattaaaaaagatTCTCTTCTAAGATTATAATAAACCAAATACTCTCAATATCTTTTGAGTATCTCATTacatatttcaatatttcaacacATTTTCCAATATGAACATTAATCACATGAGACCAATTGGTTGACTAAAAAGTAGCGCatctttggaaaaaaaaaacaaaaacaaaaattcaaactttcTGCTTAATTATTCCCAACTTTAAACTCATGTGGTaggtgaaaatataaaaattgaaaaactccTCGGTTTTTATACGAAACAAACAATTCATTAGGTAATTTGGTTTgttacgataaaaaaattacatttttacctgagtatttgaaaatgaaatgaaattaatctggaaaaaaaaaacattttacaatAAAGTTCTGAATCAACGAatggttgaaaatttaattttcagtttttattgatgAATCTCGTAGAGTACGAGCCAGGAAAACTGAAGTGGCGTGTAAATCTGCCAGTTTTAgcggaaaaattttcaaatcacaTAGCAAAATTCCCGCTAAAAGGATCCGAACAATATACAGGTCCGACTTTGTTTATTGGTGGAGGGAGAAGTGATTATATAAAAAAGGAGGATCAtccatcgataaaaaaattgtttccacGAGCGGAAATTCGTTATATCGATGGCGCTGGTCATTGGGTGCAATCGGAAAAACCGGCCGAATTTTTGGACATGACAGTGCattttatcaatgaaaaataacgaaaatccaTGTTACGCTAATAGATAATTAGCAAAAATTATTAAACGATGCGGAAACGCATTGATGAATACTCAAATGAGAAGCTACAGAAAGTTTCAGATACTTCATATGTATACTTATATACGAATATTGTTGAAGGTATAATACAAATAATTGTTGTATAAAACGAATCAACGTTGAAAGTACGCGTTTATTACTTTCGTCTCTTCCAGTAAGGAAAAATAAGTTTAACTATAAAGCTGAAAACTCACTATATACAAATCATACgtgagttcgaaatgaatgtAAATCGCTTCAATCATTCAATTGGTACTGTGGAACTCTGTCAAGGTCAAAGGGAAGACTGCTCTCTGGATAAGTCGAAGGAAAAGCTGGCGGAGGTTGTGGTCCACTCGTTCTTGGGTTTTCGGGGCCTGCCATTGgcctgaaaataaataaagattcCGTCTTTTAAAATGATCTATTAATTGTTCGGTCACTTTGTccgtttcatttttctcaaaaaattaagGATATCCGAGTAAACCGTGTAACcacttttcaattatttctcttGCACTCCCGCAACTGACAGATTGTCTCAAGTATGCTTAGGGTGGAAGGAATACACGTCGAAGACCCGAAAA of Venturia canescens isolate UGA chromosome 6, ASM1945775v1, whole genome shotgun sequence contains these proteins:
- the LOC122412780 gene encoding protein ABHD11-like isoform X3, with protein sequence MAFASYESTHGSEKTNVTKPTLAPVIIMHGLFGSKNNWNTLAKVIHQRTNRKVYTPLSLVIAVDARNHGESPHSSLMSYPDMAEDVIKLLESLELGKAILIGHSMGGGTMMYTALNYPERIEKLIVVDFSPLIRTRNTKGLSEMGQIFDAMLSAEIKNGLPLSESRKLVDRQLTKIIHSETLRQFLLMNLVEYEPGKLKWRVNLPVLAEKFSNHIAKFPLKGSEQYTGPTLFIGGGRSDYIKKEDHPSIKKLFPRAEIRYIDGAGHWVQSEKPAEFLDMTVHFINEK
- the LOC122412780 gene encoding protein ABHD11-like isoform X1, translating into MAFLKNAAIKKLSMGQFFAINQIIHRKIKTSCSCRSVINMAFASYESTHGSEKTNVTKPTLAPVIIMHGLFGSKNNWNTLAKVIHQRTNRKVYTPLSLVIAVDARNHGESPHSSLMSYPDMAEDVIKLLESLELGKAILIGHSMGGGTMMYTALNYPERIEKLIVVDFSPLIRTRNTKGLSEMGQIFDAMLSAEIKNGLPLSESRKLVDRQLTKIIHSETLRQFLLMNLVEYEPGKLKWRVNLPVLAEKFSNHIAKFPLKGSEQYTGPTLFIGGGRSDYIKKEDHPSIKKLFPRAEIRYIDGAGHWVQSEKPAEFLDMTVHFINEK
- the LOC122412780 gene encoding protein ABHD11-like isoform X2 translates to MAFLKNAAIKKLSMGQFFAINQIIHRKIKTSCSCRSVINMAFASYESTHGSEKTNVTKPTLAPVIIMHGLFGSKNNWNTLAKVIHQRTNRKVIAVDARNHGESPHSSLMSYPDMAEDVIKLLESLELGKAILIGHSMGGGTMMYTALNYPERIEKLIVVDFSPLIRTRNTKGLSEMGQIFDAMLSAEIKNGLPLSESRKLVDRQLTKIIHSETLRQFLLMNLVEYEPGKLKWRVNLPVLAEKFSNHIAKFPLKGSEQYTGPTLFIGGGRSDYIKKEDHPSIKKLFPRAEIRYIDGAGHWVQSEKPAEFLDMTVHFINEK
- the LOC122412780 gene encoding protein ABHD11-like isoform X4; protein product: MAFLKNAAIKKLSMGQFFAINQIIHRKIKTSCSCRSVINMAFASYESTHGSEKTNVTKPTLAPVIIMHGLFGSKNNWNTLAKVIHQRTNRKVYTPLSLVIAVDARNHGESPHSSLMSYPDMAEDVIKLLESLELGKAILIGHSMGGGTMMYTALNYPERIEKLIVVDFSPLIRTRNTKGLSEMGQIFDAMLSAEIKNGLPLSESRKLVDRQLTKIIHSETLRQSTSQEN
- the CHOp24 gene encoding transmembrane emp24 domain-containing protein 2, whose translation is MKNFLLSLLLLGLHYRANAFSITVDSHAEECFFERVELNTKMGLTFEIAEGGFLDIDVRVVGPDGLARLQGEQEGQGRYTFAADVPGEYTYCFSNKKSTRTPKVVMFNMEVSEAPKPVAEHEKSADGHEATNGNPASLDSMIKDLSAGLREVKSQQEYMQIRDRIHRSINESTNFRVVLWSIFEATVLLAMTLGQVYYLKRFFEVRRVV